GTGAAGAAGCTGAAGGAGGTGGGTGTAGCATCCTGGCGAGGGGCCCTGGAAGGCTGACAGCAAACCCTCGCCTTTCTGATCTTCCCCCTGCTTCCCACACAGCCCTCTAATTCCCCAGCCCCTTGGTTGttctgggcccaggacagatggcACTGGGAGTGGCCACAATCCTTGGCTATAAGAGATTCATGCTGCCCCCCCCCATTTTCCCTGGGGGCTACAGGAGGCAGACCTGGAGTGGACCACTGTGAAGCAGAGCTTCCTGACCGAAGTGGAGCAGCTGTCACGGTGAGCCTGGGGCGGCCCTCCAGGACCACACACCACGGGACCAGCTCCCTTGGATGCAGAAACCTGCCCGGCCCAGCCTGGCTGGGGGACCAGTAGGGACTGCTCACCCCCGCTACAGCGAGACGGAGGCTGGGGGCCCGAGCACTCAGGCCCCACTTTTCCAAGCAGGTTTCGTCACCCAAACATCGTGGACTTTGCTGGCTATTGTGCTCAGAGTGGCTACTACTGCCTTGTCTACGGCTTCCTGCCCAACGGCTCCCTGGAAGACCGCCTCCACTTCCAGGTAGTCTCACCTGGCCTGGCACGCTTTCCCAGAGCTGCAGCACCTGggcagagtgggcaggaggcccAGGCTCTCGGCCTCCATGAGTGAGTCCCACcagcaggcagggcctgggctcaGTCTTTGGCCCAAGGTGGGTCACCATTTTCCGTGGCCTCTCCCTGACTGTTCCTGTATGCCCGGGAGCTGGGCCTTGGTGCCTCTATAAAAAGGGAGTTACTGACTCACAGGAACCTGGCTCAACcttctcctcttttttaaaaaatagatttttattgatttcagagagagagaaacatcgatgatgagagagaatcattgaccggctgcctcctgcacgccccacatgggattgagctcgaaacccaggcatgtgacctccaggttcaaaggtcgacgctcaaccactacgCCACGCCTCTTTGCAAACAGGGTAGCCGAAGAGTGTTGTCAGCATTGCCCTTGAGGAAAGAGGGCAGTGGGCAGCAGGCTGCACTCTCTGGACCCACATTTGGGCCCCTGTCCAGTGAGGTGCCCACAAGACACAGGGGTGAACTGCACACTGTGTTGGGGGAAGTGGAGCGAAAGCCTCCAACAATGTCCCGATCATCCTGAGACACATGAATGAACTTCAGGAACTGAGAACCGCCGAATTGTATGCTGACAGAGAGCGTGTTCCTAGCCACTTTCCCAGCGTGCTTTAATAAAGCAGTGAAATAGCTTAGTCTCAGTTCTCTTGTAAAGTAGCTCATGGAGTGAAGTGTTTGTCCAGATCCCACAGTGACAGGTGGAGGGAGGGTTGGGGTTAAAGAACGGtggcccccagcctcccccgTGCCCCTTTGCTCCCTCTGCTGCTCCAGAcccaggcctgctcccctctctcctggcctcagCGCTTGGACATCCTTCTGGGCACGGCACGGGCTATTCAGTTTTTACATCAGGACAGCCCCAGCCTCATCCACGGAGATGTCAAGAGGTAAGGAGGGGACACAGTCAGGCCCCTGGGTCCCCCGAGAGCTGCAGGAGTGGAGTCTATGGCAAGGCAATGATGCTCCCAAACCTTCCACCAGCGGGGAATGTGGTCCAGGGGAGCCCCGCCCCGAGTGCCCCTCATGAAaatgggcctgccctctcctgctcaAGGTGGAAATGGGGGACAAGGTGCAGCCCTGAGGCCTGGGACAtcacagctgggggccagggtCACTGAGCAAAAGCCAAGGACCGGCCCCCCACTGGTGTGCAGGGGCTGAACTGTGCAAGGGCGCCCCGGGCGCCGCTTGCAACCCCCAGGTAGCGGATTGTTCTGACAGTACCAACCAATTTGTGTGGGCACGGTGCGGTTTGGCGGCTTTGAGTCCAATGACATCAGGgccaggcaggtgtgggagggtaGAGCGAGCTGGGGCCAGGGCCAAGCTCACAACTTTCCCTTCTCCCCTAAGTTCCAACGTCCTTCTGGATGATAGACTGATGCCCAAACTGGGAGACTTTGGCCTGGCCCGTCTCAGCCGTTTTGCAGCAGCCAACCCTGGTCAGAGCAGCACTGTGGCCCGGACGCAGACTGTGCGTGGCACCCTGGCCTACCTGCCCGAGGAATACATCAAGACTGGGAGGCTGGCTGTGGACACCGATACCTTCAGCTTTGGCGTGGTGAGCCATGGCCCCTTCTGCTGGCTGGAGGGGGGCAGCtgaggccagccaaggcagaagGGCCTGGAGAATTCCATGTGGAGACAAGGCCAACCTGCAGGAAGCTAACGGAGCTTcacctgcaggcccctccctccctggcgtGGGCCCCTTCTTTGGCCCTGTTACCTCATTTCATATttgtcattttgcttttttaaaataaatttttattgatttcagagaggaagggagagggagagagagaagcatcaatgatgagaatcattgatcggctgcctcctgcatgccccctactggggactgagcccaaaactcgggcacgtgccctgatcaggaatagaaccgtgacctcctggttcataagtccacgctcaaccactgagccactcctgctGAGCTGtcattttgcattcttttttttaaaaatatattttattgattttttacagagaggaagggaaagggatagagagttagaaacattgatgagagagaaacatcgatcagctgcctcctgcacaccccgtactggggatgtgcccacaaccaaggtacatgcccttgaccagaatcgaacctgggacccttgagtctgcaggccgacgctctatccactgagccaaaccggtcagggccattttgcattctttttcttcAAGTTGGTGCTCCATACTGTCAAAGCTTCAGTCCCATGACATCTAGCTCTGTCCCTGTAGTGTGCTGGTCCTGATTGGCCCATCCAAGGGCCTGGCCAGTATGTCTACCCCACAAGCCACCTCTCCTTGTAGCCCTCCCCACCAAGGcctgggacagcaccatcccagAAGCCACTGCTGTGCCCTTCATCCTGCTCTCTCTCCAGGTAGTTCTGGAAACCCTGGCTGGCCAGAGGGCTGTGAAGATGCATGGTGCCAAGACCAAGTACTTGGTGAGCCTcctcaggcaggggagggagggaggcagacaggAAGCATGAGGGGCAGACAGGGtaggaggcgggggcgggggggggggcagagaggcGCTGCTCCTGACAACCAACAGGTGCAGCCCTGGAGGGTGGAATGTTCTGGAATGCAACCACAGAAGCCAACCTTTGCTGCTGCTGACTCACCTTTGAAAgtaggcagggcacaggcagcttCCTTTACCTTGCTGAAGAGAAACCTGTCTTTCTTCTGTAGATGCTCTGGGCTTTTCCAGACCCCAcccgggctggggggaggggaggggagggggcgtcccAGCAAATGCCTGCTCTTTCTGAACCCCTTTCTGGACCGATGCGGAAACAGACTTAATTCCCGAGCAGCACTTTACCAACTGGCGTACCTCTGGCCGCTTCTGCTCCTGGCTCAGGGCTGTTTCTGTCCATTGCCGAGTCTGGGCCAGGAACCAGAGAGCCAGACGGGagccctccttccctcaccttcCACACCCGTGGGCACATCCCCCTGGGGCTGCTCTCTATTGTCATCACCACCCCCAACTCCTCAGGGggtctttcttcttctttggaTCCTTTCTATTTGTTCTCTGTGCTGCGGCCAAATTAATCCACGGCCAAATTAATCGTTTAAAAACATAAAGAGCCCTGGCCCTATAGCTCAGTCGGTtggaggttgtgggtttgatcccagtctgGGCTCATACATGagtcaactaatgaatgcattaATAATTGGAACAAcgggtcaatgtttctctctctctccctcccctgctcccctcccttctcttctccctccctctcttctctctctaaaacaggggtggggaatgtccagcctgcaggccttataaggcccttgaaatcatgtggtctggccctgccaaggcattaggggtgagttaatgaaatgtttgacagCCGGCTAATTGTTAAGCTgatgattttgtatggcctgagaaagatgttaaaaatatccaagtggcccttgccagaaaaaaggttccccacccctgctctaaaatcAGTAGGAAGAGGGAAAATGTAAAGAGAACATGGAAGCCCCTTTGCTCTCCCACTGTACTGGGGGTGAAGGCCCGATGCCTGAACGCAGCCTCAACTCCCCGGGTCCCGCCGCCCCCAGCCTTCTCTCTGTCCTCTAGTCTCCCTGCTGCCTGTCCTAGGGCCTCAAAAGCCACCCCCAACTCAGGTGCTTCCTCCTGGTCCTTCCTCTCTCAGAACTCAAAGTGGCCTCCAGTCCTGGGGTGTCTCTCCATGGTATGTCCCCCTTCTTGATTCTGCCCTCTCTGGTTAGCCCATGCCTTCAGAGCCCAGCTCAGGTGCCACTTCCTCATGAGCTGCCATTGCTTTTCTAGGCTTGTTGTTGGCATCTCTCCCCTCTAGGAAGTCCGCTCTGTGAAGGTGGCCCAGGCTGTTCTGTTTGTCGCTGTATCCCTATGGCCTGGGGCAGTGGTGGGCATACAGTGGGTATTTAACCAACCGAAGCAAGACCACAGGAGTCAGTGACCGCGGGCCTGGGGAATTCAGCCAAAGGCACTGCCTCCCTAGTGGCCATGCTCACAGTGTCTGTCCCACAGAAAGACCTGGTTAAAGAGGAAGCTGAGGATGCCGGGGTGGCCCTGAAAAGCACCCAGACCACACTCCAAGCGGGTCTGGCCTCAGATGCCTGGGCTGCCCCAATCGCCTCCCAGATCTACAAGAAGCACCTGGACCCtaggcctgggccctgcccacccgagctaggcctggccctgggccagctggcctgctGCTGCCTGCACCGCCGGGCTAAGAAGAGACCCCCCATGACCCAGGTATCCTAGGGGAGGGGTCAGAAAGCATTTGAGGCACCTCCTGCCCATGGGGGCAGTGGCCTCCTGGGAACCCCACATGCCTGGCACTGCCCAGAGCGAGCCAAACAGCACCTGCCACACATCTTTCTGGAGACCGAGTCTCCGTATATTTCTCACTTAGCCGTTGGTTCTGCCTGGGGTGGCAGGAGCTCCACTGAGCCCTGCCTCGTGTATGGAGGCTAAGGGCTTTTGTTGCGCCCCCTTCTGGATGTACCGCACCACTGCACCTGCCTTTTTCTGTcccttccctggcctccacctCTTTCCCTCTGACAGTTGAGAATAGAGAAGCCCCATTTGAGGGCACCAGGGCAGTGAGATTTACgttcattttttgaaatatatttttattgatttcagagaggaagggagggggagagagagagaaacatcaatgatgagccctagctggtttggctcagtggatagagcatcggcctgtgaactgaagggtcccaagttcagttccggtcaagggcacacgcctggctTGCACgctcgatccccagcatggggtgtgcaagaggcagccaatcagtgattctcaccgttggtgtttctgtctctccctctcccttcctctctgaaatcaatttttttttaaaaaaattttttttaaagaaacatcaatgatgagaattgatcagctgcttcctgcacgccccccacaagcatgtgccctgaccagaagtggacccgtgacctcctggttcataggtcgacgctcaacccctgagccacgctggccaaaCGAGATTCACTTTCTAGAAGAGAGAAGTCATTCTCAGTCCTTAGTTTTGGTGGCTGTGACTCAGCGCTCCTTGGGGCAGGGACAAGGGGACAAGGGACAGAGCTTTCCCAGCTGCAGGATATACCATCTTAGTGGGCCCCGCAGCCCAAGCCCCAAGGCAGGTCGCAGATGCCCTGGAGCAGCCTTGCGGTTTGAGCGTCTCCTGTGAGGGCTGTGACTGATCATGGCCTAACTGGCCTGCCCAAGAGCAAGGGAGAGCCCACCCACCACGTACCCTGAACCCCTCTTTCTCCTCACAGGTATACGAGAGGTTGGAGAAGCTTCAGGCCTCAGTGGCAGGGCCGcccctggaggcagaggctgccGGCCGCAACCCCCATTCCCCACAGGAAAACTCCTACATGTCCACCACCAGCAATGCCAGTCCCTGGCAGCCCCTGGCAGTGCCCTCAGGAACCCCGGCCCCGGCGACAGAGCGGCTCCAGAAAGGCCCCAACCAGCCTGTGGAGAGTGACGAGAGTGTGTCTGGCGTGTCTGCCACCCTGCATTCCTGGCACCTGACCGCAGGCTGCCCCCCGGGCCCAGCCCTGCCAGACAGCCCTGCACAGGGGGCCGCCACGTGGACCCCTGCACCCCTCAGGCAGGCCAGCTCGAGTGCCACCCGAGAGTCATGGGGGAGCGGCCCAGAGCCCCGGCCCACGGCTGTGGAAGGTAAATGGGGACAAGTGCCCAGAATAGGGACCAGGGGCCTCCTTTGGCAGCAATCCCCATACCTTGCACCCCCAGCCTCTGGGATGAGGCCACTGTGGCCTGCTATAAGCTCACTCTCTCCCTGACCAGCTCCAGGCCTCTGTCTTAGGGCAGGTGGCCTGCCCAGCCTTGGAAAGGGGCGCACATGACAGCTCGGTGCTGTCATCTCCCCAGGCCATACCCCCcaggtggtgagaggaggccaggagctcACTTCCTGAAAGCTGGGGACAAGGAAGGCTCTGTTCATGGCCACCAGCCTCCTGGCCTCTCTGGGAGCTGAGCTGTGGGGCAGCGCCTCCTAGCCCCTGCCCTCGGGGCACCCAGGACTTCTGCCCTGAATGGGGCCAGAAGCTAGGCTGGGGACTGGGAAATCTTGAGACACTGAAGTATCTGTGAGGAGCGCCTCGGGACAACAGCCCCTGAAGCTAAGACATTGCTCTCTGTACCCCAGGATCACTCCTGGGCAGTTCCGCATCGTCGCAGCCACCACAGATTGTCATCAACCCAGCCCGACAGAAGATGGTGCAGAAGTTGGCCTTGTATGAGGACGGGGTCCTAGACAGCCTGCAGCTGCTGTCGTCCAGCTCCCTCCCAGGTACCCTGTGTGCACTCTGCAGCTGGACGCTCGGCCTCGTGCCAGCCCCAAACAGCAGTGTTCTTTCTGATGGCGCGCCGATGAGGCCCCCGCTCCCCCAGGGTGTGGGCCAGCGCGGAGGCAGGCCACCCACCCTGTCTCACAATGGCTGgaagcccagcctggccctgtgccTCCCTCATTTTCTTCTGGAACAGCACCTTCCCTTAGCCCTGGGGTGCCAGTGCCCCCGTTTGCTTCCAGCAAGCATTTTCCACGCAGGTGCGAtttgaacaaggaatagaaaccCCTCATTCCAGAGAGCATCCTGGGAGCTGAGGGGAGCCATGGCCCAGCCCTGTGGCAGTCAAGGAGGCTCCCCCATTGATTAACTGGCATTTCCTCCCCCTGCAGGCTTGGGCCTGGACCACCGAAACAGGCGGGGCCCGGAAGAGAGTGATGACTTTCAGAGCTGATCTCTTCACCCAGACAGATCCCCCAAACCCGGAAGTCAAAGTTCTCATGGTTGGAAGTTCTCATAGCACACACAAACCCTCAGCAGCCTGTGGGCAGTAGGGATGGGGCCCCTGTGCTGTAGGGGtgtgggcacaggccagactcAGCGCCACCCGGGCCGGCTGCCGGAAGCCGTCCGTAGGGCAGGACATCTCAAAGGCCTGCCTTCAGCCCAGCACTTGCGGGAGACGAAAGCCACCGTcatgggaggggtgtgtgtgggaggaatGCATGTCTGAaggctgctggctgcccaggccagaggagagTGGGTGGGACCACTGGTACAATGGGATGCAGCAGGGAGCCggctcccctgagggctgggCAAGGCATATGCAGCCCAGGCCAACAGCAGCAGGCTGTAGCCCTTCCCTTTGTCCCTGGCACTCCGTGCAAGAGTCAGGTGAGGCCCGGGGCCCTCCCAGCAGCTTGCGACGTGGAAAAGTGAGGTGTGGTTGCCCGATGGTTCAATCCACTAGAAGTGAGCGTTCTGAGATACCCCAGAGAGTCCAGCAGCGCCCCACATCAGGCCAGTGTCTGTAGGCTTCTCCAAGGAGCTGGGAGCCAGCCTAACGTGACTGCCTGCCAGCCAGGCCACCCCTCGATGCTACAGACAGGCTCCAAACCAAGTCCCCTCCAGAGGCTGCAGGCTCGGCATCAGGCCCAGGCTGATTGTAACAAAGGGGCCACTTCTCAAGGTTCGCTTAGGCCCGAGTCCTGTGTTACCCAGACAAAAGCCCCAAGGCGAGAAGTTGGGAtcaagacagagaaagaggaaaaagaaaacggGACTCGCAGTTTTAGAAGCAAGTGAAGTTTCATGAAAAGGAGTGTCGTCGAAAGTAGCCCAGGGCTGTAGCACAGGCTTACAATGATTTTGTGTCCACAGTCATGACACACTACATGCCCCACAAAGCTAGGCATCGGTGAAGTCCAAGTTGTACTACAACAATAAAATCTTACGTTTCAATCTCTGGTTGTACTGGTGGAGTTTGTTGCACTGAAAGCTGAAAGCTTTCCCAATGCTTTTCAACTCAGGGTTCCTGACTGCCCAGCACAAAACAccagaccccctctccccccaaatccTCTGGAGGCTCTTATTTCTGTTCCCAGTAAGTCACCATACTGGTGGCAGGTCCACAACACCACTACCCATCAGTACTCTCATGGGTTGTTAAATTTTCCCTATATATTCgatagggtttttaaaaaatatgtttttattgatttcagagagggagaaataaaaacaccaatgatgagagagaatcattgatcggctacctcctgcatggccccctcctggggattcagcctgcaacccgggcatgtgcccttgactggaattgaacctgggacccttcgttccgcaggccaatgctctatccactgagccaaaccaactagggctagtTTATGGGTTTTGATACTATTGTAAATGGTACCttcatagcattttcttttttttttaaatatattttattgattttttacagagaggaagggagagggatagagagctagaaacatcgatgagagagaaacatcgaccagctgcctcctgcacactccccactggggatgtgcccgcaaccaaggtacatgcccttgaccagaatcgaacctgggacccttgagtctgcaggctgatgctctatccactgagccaaaccggttagggcagcattTTCTAATTGGTCATTGGTAATGTATAGGAAAACAATTGAGTTTTATCTATTAGCTCGGTATTCTGTGACCTTGCTTAAATTCACTTAATTAGCTTtagcagtttgtttttttttttttttaaatatattttattgattttttacagagagaaagggagagagatagtcagaaacatcgatgagagagaaacatcgatcagccgcctcccgcacatctcccaccggggatgtgcccgcaacccaggtacatgcccttgaccggaatcaaacccgggaccttccagtccgcaggccgacgctccatccactgagccaaaccggttttggcagcttTAGCAGTTTTTTTGTAAAATACCTTGGGATAGTCTGTACACAATCacttcatctgcaaataaaggcaGTTTTAACACTTCCTTTCCAATCTgccttttagttctttttcttgccttacaGCACTAGCTAGAGCCTCTAATCAAATGTTAAATACAAGTGGTGAAAGTACAATTGTTCTCAATTGTTCTCAATTGTAGGTGCAAAATGTTCTCTTTCCCCATTAAGCATGATGCTAGCTGTAGGATTGTCAAACACTTATTTTGTCAACGTGAAACACAtccattgattttaaatattaaaccaaCTTTGCATTCCCTAGATAAAAAGAGCACTTGCTAAATTTCATTTGCTAATATCTCTCGagaatttttgcatttatgttcatgaaggatattgatTTTCTGGTAAtatcttcatctggttttggtatcaaggcttcataaaataaatttgaaagtgCTCCCTTCTCTTATTTTCTTAAAGGGCTTGTATATGCTTGGTGTTAATTTCTTTAAATGGTTGATGGATTCACCAGTGAAAGCTTCTGGacctggagttttctttgtgggagatttttatttacaaattcaatttctttaattatCTATCAGCCCATTCAGTCAGGTTTTCTGCTTCATGTGTCAGTTTTAGTAATTTGTGTCTTTCCaagaatttgtctatttcatctaaaTTATAAAGTTAGTAATCCCCCCCCTTATCATCTTTTATACCTGTAGATACTATAGTGACATCCCctttcattcctgatattggtaatttctgtctttcctttttttcatcgTCCtatatcagcaattttcaacctttttcatctcatggcacacataaactaattactaaaattctgcagcacaccaaaaatattttttgccaaactgacaaaaaataggtataattttgattcattcacactaaatagctattgtgttggctgttgtcatgtgttcatttgacaatataagggaaaagaggtcagtgccctgactagtcaggtactgcatgttttgaaaattcttggcagcacactggttgaaaaccGCTGTCCTAGATAGCTTATcgattttatcaaatattttcaaagtacccaattttggtttcattgatttttctccattgtttacccattttttattttgttaataaccACTCTTTACCCTTTCTTTTACTTACTTTGGAGTAATAAAACttattttggttttcatttgctCACCTTTTTCCAACTTCTTAAAATGTAACCTTAAAATAATTggttttaaaccttttttttctaACATAAACATTTAAAGCTACAAATTCCCTTTGAGAACAGCTTTAGTTGAATTCTACTTATTTGGATATGTTCTATTTTAATTATCATTCAGTTCATAATGTTCTCTTCCCCTGCGATTACTTCTTTAACTAATGTCTTACATAGAAGTACATTGAGTTCCCAAATATTTGGAGATTCTGCAGATACCTTTTTGTTATGTGTTTTTAATTCCATCGTGGTCAGAGAATTTACTCTGtatgattttattccttttaaaattattgagaCTTAGCTTGGTGAatgttccatatatattttgttgttgttgttgttgttgttgttaatcctcacccgaggatattttcccattaatctttttagagacagtggaagagagaggaaaacatcaatgtgagagaaacacatcgattcgttgcctcctgcacgcaccctgaccagggcccgggaggagcctgcaaccaaggtatgtgcccttgacgggaattgaacctgggacccttcagtctgcaggccaacgctctatccactgagccaaaccagctagggctgttccaTGTATATTTTAAGAGTATATATTTTGCAGTTGGGTGGAGTATCAATTAGGTCAAGGTGGTGGATAGCGTTGTTCAAGTCTTCAGtatccttgctgattttctgtctaTCAGTTCTCTCTGGCAGACTGAGAGGAAATATCACAGTCTCCAATTGTAATGGTGGATGCGTCTTTCTCCTCTCATTCTGTCAGATTTTGCAGCATCTATTTTGCATTGGGTGCATACACATTGAGGATTGCTAAGTTTTCTTCAGAAATTGACCTTTTTATATTCTGGATATGCCCCTCTTTATCTCTGGTAATATTCCTTCTTTTGATGTCTGCTTTGTCTGGTATGAATATAGTCActccagcttctttttttttaaatatatattttcttaaaatgttttttctttattgattaaagtattacatatgtgaccttaccgctccattgcccccccacccccccactcatgccctcacccccctggtgtctgtgtccattggttaggcttatgtgcatgcatacaagtcctttggttgatctctcccccttacccccacccccccccaccttccctctgaggttgacggtctgatcaatgcttctctgtctctagatctgtttttgttcatcagtttatgttataatttttattgatttttaaagagagaggaagggagagagagggggaaacatcaatgcaagagagaaacatcgatcagctacctccctgcctcctgcatgtaccctgaccacaaaccaggtatgtgccctgacccagaattgaaccagtgaccttttggtgcacaagacgacactcaaccaactgagccacaccagccagggccagccctACTTCTTTATACTTAATTTGTTTtgccatataatttttttctcttcttttaacctatctgtgtctttatatttaaagtgcacTTTATAAGATAACGTATGGTTTCAGCTTACTTTTGGAACCAGTCTGATAATATCTGCCTTTAATTGGTttgtttaatccatttacatgtaATGGTTGAGCTCAAGTCTACCATCATGCtatttgttttccatttgttCCATCTGTTCTTTGTGCCTTGTTCCCTTTGTTCCCTGACTACTTTTGTATTAATCAAGTGTTTATGATGTTCTACCTTTTCTCCACTATTGGCTTATTCACTCTAATAACTGGTTCTGCTCAAGAGCCCCCtttctgcccagctggcgtggctcaatggttgagtgtcatcctatgaaccaaaaggtcacagttcgattcctggttggggcacatgcccaggttgcgggcttgatccccagtgggggacatgcaggaggcagccaatccatgtttctatcctatcattgatatttctatctctctctcttctccctctcccttcctctctctgaaatcaataaaaaccaatttttttaaaaaggaaagaagtgttTGTTGATAGATTAAACACTACATTACACATgaactgtatataagaaaggtcaatgccgaaaccggtttggctcagtggatagagcgtcggcctgcggactgaaaggttgcaggttcgattccggtcgggggcatgtgcctgggttgcgggcacatccccagtgggagatgtgcaggaggcagctgatcgatgtttctctctcatcaatgtttctagctctctatatctctcccttcctctctgtaa
The sequence above is a segment of the Myotis daubentonii chromosome X, mMyoDau2.1, whole genome shotgun sequence genome. Coding sequences within it:
- the IRAK1 gene encoding interleukin-1 receptor-associated kinase 1 isoform X2, with the translated sequence MAGGPGPGDPAAPGAQHFLYEVPSWVMCRFYKVMDALEPSDWCQFAALIVRDQTELRLCERSEQRTASVLWPWINRNARVADLVHILTHLQLLRARDIITAWHPPAPLPPSSAKAPRTSSIPAPSEAKAPSPLKLPSSVSTVLSPAFPGFQTHSGPECGPVPSPAALQPPPRSLDSSSTKRPENPVSFLQGNHPSPFCWPLHEISQGTHNFSEDLKIGEGGFGCVYRAVLRNTVYAVKKLKEEADLEWTTVKQSFLTEVEQLSRFRHPNIVDFAGYCAQSGYYCLVYGFLPNGSLEDRLHFQTQACSPLSWPQRLDILLGTARAIQFLHQDSPSLIHGDVKSSNVLLDDRLMPKLGDFGLARLSRFAAANPGQSSTVARTQTVRGTLAYLPEEYIKTGRLAVDTDTFSFGVVVLETLAGQRAVKMHGAKTKYLKDLVKEEAEDAGVALKSTQTTLQAGLASDAWAAPIASQIYKKHLDPRPGPCPPELGLALGQLACCCLHRRAKKRPPMTQVYERLEKLQASVAGPPLEAEAAGRNPHSPQENSYMSTTSNASPWQPLAVPSGTPAPATERLQKGPNQPVESDESVSGVSATLHSWHLTAGCPPGPALPDSPAQGAATWTPAPLRQASSSATRESWGSGPEPRPTAVEGSLLGSSASSQPPQIVINPARQKMVQKLALYEDGVLDSLQLLSSSSLPGLGLDHRNRRGPEESDDFQS